The Helianthus annuus cultivar XRQ/B chromosome 16, HanXRQr2.0-SUNRISE, whole genome shotgun sequence genome includes a window with the following:
- the LOC110918746 gene encoding KH domain-containing protein HEN4: MFESTTSSAALNGGLNRIKHRQPPPLTTCFRILCHASRIGGVIGKSGSIIKQFEHETSAKIRIDVPNPSSDDRVITVIGNTSVNRTMSFSNNNSYNSKDNNNSSRDIDCGESSEVVVSAAQEALVRVFERILVVAAEVNGGGLECGGVVSCRLLTDKSGIGSVIGKKGKVIEKIRKETGCKVRVLGQDKLPACALPGDEMVEIEGDILALKKALVAVTRCLQDRQYAPNAKKVLGGPHHAILHETITNEHMDIPSVPSDRNTNPSIDIRASQHEIVFRMLCSNDRVGSIIGKFGTVIQALQKESGASISFKGPVSDCDEQLITISAMETLESRNSPAQNGVMLVFNRLEAGRPSSTGMITSARLLISPNQMGCLLGKRGSIIADMRKVTGAFIKIVGDDQVPKCALENDQVVLMTGEFSNVRDALYSVTGRLRNNLFSSKMSKGHGARGAYVNLPRSMEGLKLSSSIDRPLPPANSQSWIAADVGTGSTFVKSGTELASGGRSAVVTGMSVEIVVPQNVIGRVYGENESNLARLRQISGAKVVVHKPQSGTTDHIVVISGTPDQTKSAQSLLQAFILSD, from the exons ATGTTCGAatccaccacctcctccgccgCCCTCAACGGCGGCCTCAACCGCATCAAACACCGGCAACCACCGCCTCTCACCACATGCTTCCGTATCCTCTGCCACGCCTCCCGCATCGGCGGAGTAATCGGAAAATCCGGCTCCATCATCAAACAATTCGAGCACGAAACCTCCGCCAAAATCCGCATCGACGTCCCAAACCCTAGCTCCGACGACCGTGTCATCACCGTTATCGGTAACACCTCGGTTAACAGAACGATGTCGTTTAGCAATAATAATAGTTATAATAGTAAAGATAACAATAATAGTAGTAGAGATATTGATTGTGGTGAGAGTAGTGAAGTTGTGGTTTCAGCTGCACAGGAGGCTTTGGTTAGGGTTTTTGAGAGGATTTTGGTGGTGGCTGCTGAGGTGAATGGGGGTGGGTTGGAATGTGGAGGGGTGGTTTCGTGTCGGTTGTTAACGGATAAGAGTGGTATCGGTTCGGTGATAGGGAAAAAGGGGAAGGTAATTGAGAAGATTAGGAAGGAGACTGGGTGTAAGGTTAGGGTTTTGGGACAAGATAAGTTGCCAGCTTGTGCATTGCCTGGTGATGAAATGGTGGAG ATCGAGGGTGATATTTTGGCACTTAAAAAAGCACTTGTTGCCGTCACCCGTTGCCTTCAAGATCGCCAATATGCTCCCAACGCAAAGAAAGTTTTAGGTGGACCCCATCATGCAATTCTCCATGAGACCATAACTAACGAGCACATGGATATCCCATCCGTACCTTCAGATAGGAACACCAATCCTTCCATCGATATCCGTGCTTCTCAACATGAAATAGTTTTCAGGATGCTATGTTCCAATGATCGTGTAGGCAGTATAATAGGCAAATTCGGAACAGTTATTCAAGCTCTTCAAAAAGAATCAGGTGCTAGTATAAGCTTCAAAGGTCCGGTTTCCGATTGTGATGAACAGTTGATCACTATCTCTGCTATGGAG ACCCTAGAGTCACGGAACTCGCCTGCACAAAATGGTGTCATGCTCGTTTTCAATAGGTTAGAGGCGGGCCGTCCATCATCAACTGGCATGATAACTTCTGCTAGACTTTTGATTTCACCAAACCAAATGGGTTGTTTGTTGGGTAAACGTGGGTCCATAATTGCAGATATGAGAAAAGTAACCGGTGCATTTATAAAGATAGTTGGTGACGATCAAGTCCCAAAGTGTGCTCTTGAGAACGATCAAGTAGTGCTG ATGACAGGAGAGTTTTCAAACGTACGAGACGCACTATACAGTGTTACTGGCAGGCTGAGGAACAACTTATTTTCCAGTAAAATGTCAAAGGGCCACGGAGCCAGGGGCGCGTATGTAAATTTACCTCGGAGTATGGAAGGTCTCAAATTGTCAAGTAGCATCGATCGTCCTCTACCACCTGCAAACTCACAATCTTGG ATAGCAGCAGATGTTGGCACGGGATCAACTTTTGTTAAAAGTGGTACTGAGCTTGCCAG TGGAGGTAGGTCTGCTGTAGTAACCGGTATGAGTGTAGAAATTGTGGTACCTCAAAATGTTATTGGTCGGGTTTACGGGGAGAATGAAAGCAATCTAGCTCGTCTAAGACAG ATTTCGGGTGCAAAAGTTGTGGTTCACAAGCCACAGTCAGGAACAACTGATCACATTGTTGTCATATCTGGTACTCCTGATCAAACAAAGTCAGCTCAGAGCCTCCTTCAAGCATTCATACTTTCTGACTAG